The Salarias fasciatus chromosome 11, fSalaFa1.1, whole genome shotgun sequence genomic interval CTTCGGCACTGAACTAAAAGTAAAAGCCAGTGTGACTGCCGCAGCAAATCCTGTACTGTACTGTCCCGCCGAGAGGACTGAGGCCGGGCTCCGTCTGCCACTTCGGTACTAAATTAAACACACGGGAGATGATACCGCTCCACAAAAGCgatgcagcaacaacaacaacaacaaagaagatTTGAAGGAACAGAAACGGCAGCCTCATCCCGGCGCCGCCCCGACCCCTCACTGCAAGCGCGATCACCTCCTGACATGCTTTCGCGCCGTTGTTGCAACGACAACAAACACTTAACCTTGGCACCCCGGTAGGGTTTCTCAGTTCAGTCACTCGTGTGACAAAAGTTGCAGCGTTGGTTTCGACATTACTGCCAAATCCCCCCCAACTGTACATAAATGTTAGcttgaaggaaaaaacaaaaaaaaagtagggaAAGCATGAGTTAGCgtcctctctgtgtttattcTTTCTGTTACCTACATGCAGCTCTCGATCGCACGCTCACCTCGTACGTTTGCATAACcgccgttttttgtttttttttttccctaccgCACGCTTTTATCACaagttgtgtattttcttttaatttactTAAACGGGTTGGAGAGGTTTTCGTTACCGTGCTCTCTTTCAAAGAAACGTTTGTAATTATGTGCCATGCATTTGCAGTAACTGCGAGAGAGACTGGACCTGTCTGTAACTCGTCTATGCAAGACTTGTTTCTTTTAATAACATATGCAATTATTATGAACCGTGGCagattgctgtttttttgttttttgttttttttgctggcaGTCTGCTCTGCACAGAGGCAACTCGCCTCCTTGTGGGATGGATCAAATATTGTTCTTCCAATCAGAGGTTTTTAACTGTTACACTTTAGGTGAAATCCGGTTCCCACCAGCTTCACTGAGGTGAACGACTACTGCAGGCactcctcactctctctcctcttcggATGCTTCTCTTCATGTTATTCTTATATGCAAGCtgtaaagaaaatgtatttatagtgTGGTGCCTTGTGACAGTGGAGTAGTTTTCTTCATTAGGGGCTCATAATTCAAACAATCACTGAgctgttttccactgaggaCCTCATAAAGAGAGCGATCCCGACCTCATGACTAGGAATAACGGAGACACTGGGCGATTTCAGGGTCCAAGGCGAGTTTTGTAAGAGTGGATTAACTTGACCTCTTTTGGTGTTCATTTCCATTTAATGAATTAAAGGGTTTGAGCTCCGGAACAACTCAACAGCCGGTGCCCTGAAGTGGAGAAGACACTGCTCTTTGTCATGCTGGCATTTACCCTCTTGTCTATCTATAAACAATGATTATGCAAGAACTATACTGAGTATTTGGGGTTTGATTTTTATTGTGTAAGAGGCTCTTTGATGATGATGTGTACCTGAGGAAATTTGTGGTAcggtctgtttttttaattctttttttttttttaataaactggggAAATAATGTTTTGTCCTTTCTTTTATTGTAGTAGTAGTAATTAGATATCAGATGATGATAGAGCATTCAGCTATTGCTTTTTTATTCCAGGCATAACCAGAAGAAGCCTGTAAACTTGTCTATATTTTAGATTGCATGAAATTCTCAGAGCAACCAGGATTCGAACTTGGGCCCCCGAGACAGTCGAACCACCACAAACAACAGAGCAAACCGTCAAGAAAAACTCTATGATCTAAGATCTAATTTCATCAGACAGGGATAGTGTTTGCCAATAAAGAAAAGTAAATGGTACAAACAACACATAAACCATATACTATAAATCTATTGTCCAAAATGGATTGGCTCAGTTTCACTTTGGGTTAAAACCAATTTCTTCTTTCAATTGACATATGTTTTGATTCCTCAATGTTCTTGTATCCAGTTCAAGAATACGTAACTCATGAGGAAAACATGTAAGATTCAGTATATTACTCTTTACGCACTTGGacctgctgtgttgtttttcagcttcagATAGAGGGACTTACTATGCAAATGTGGATGATCGCTGAAGCATAAATCCTGACAGAAAAACGGCACACTGGTGTGTTTCCGCACCAAAGTCCTCCTGGATCATCTGTGCACACAATTCCACCTAGAGTTTTGTGTCCTTTTAAATTATTCGATTGAGTTTtactgggagaaaaaaatgctgaaagtcgtcctttctgtcctctgcagtCTGACAGGTGAGTCGAGtttatatcttaaatcattataATTTATGAAACATTCTTTTTTTGGGTGAAGGTGTAACATTCACTTGCGTGGTGCTGTAGCTGTaaatttattttggttttgagGGACAGGTTTGGTTTGCATGCTTCAGATTGATGTGCTGTATTTATGTGTCTTCAGTTGACATTTAACTTACCCCTGCTGAACCGTATTTCCTGTCAGACAGGTGGCTTTCCTGCCGTCtgtcactttttcttctttctacaGTACTTTTACAAGCGTGATcaagattttaatttttttttcatttctcacacAGTCTTGTGCAAAAGTAGctattttaagtgtttttaattaatgtacatttgaaatgtttttattcaaaaattaaaagagaaaagattaatctaacatttttttctcattatttttgctctgaacttttttttaaggattcaAATTTTGGGggaaatcttttattttattagtttaAAATATGTGTATGtaatttcacttttgtttaCATAATGTCCCACCAAATAATGACCAATAACATGATAGCTGCCGGCATTACTTGTATGTTCAGTACCCTCACatgcacattttctgaaatCTTTACCTTGGACTAAAGCAATCCTGGAAGTTAATCATCTgcagatatttttttctcccagtggaaaactttattcagacgGCTTTATTTAAAGATCCTATACATCTCCCACAAGGATCAAAGCTATTTAGAAGCTGTCTTCGACAGGCCTCAGGGAGCTCTTTAGATCTTTACATGATGATGAAGAAAGCCTCTGTGGTATTGATTTATATAAAATAGGCTCTacctgtctctccctctcaaTTTCTTTATCATCACTTACCTTAAAAACATCCTCGGTGCATTCAGATTTTCATTGGATGCAAAGTAGTGCAACGATGTGACAAACGCTGCTGTAAATGCCCTTTCCTCCACAGTGCCCGCTGCTCTTCAAAACGTGCCTTTAGATGCGGACAAACCCTTTGAGAGGAGCGCTGTCTCTCAGGAAATCACCCTGAAGTGCTGCTACGGAAGCGATGAACCAGTCACCTGGGAGAAACACGTTCAAGGTGCCAACAGGACTGTCAACGTACGCTTTGTGGAGAACTCCGACTTAGTGAACATAAGCTACGTTCATACTCATTCTTCCCGGTGTGGCACTCTGACCCTCAAGTCTGTGCAGCCTAATGACACGGGACTGTACCGGTGTCTGCTGAACCGcacccacattcacacacatggcaCCTACCTGCAAGTCTACAGTAAGtgcctctgtttgtgtgtgtgtgtgtgtgtgtgtgtgtgtgtgtgtgtgtgtgtgtgtgtgtgagaccatgACCTAAAACTGAGGCCACTGTTCATGTAGTGTTTGCTCTATTTCATGTTGCATATATCCTGGGTTTCAAAGTGAAGTTACAGTTTAGATTAAGTTAAAAATCACATTTGAGACAATTCTATAGGACCGAATATCAGTGACTGTGTGATTTGGCCATCAACAGAACTCCACCTGGtgtgaaaaacaacaggaagatttaattatttatttctgtctccagcAGCTCAAATAGGGccagaaagaaaacagctctAGGTATACTTAGAAATACAGTAGGTCagattaaaattgaaaaaaaaaagactacttTTTAAGTTATTTATACACTCATCtaagcaaaaacaaaatcaagcaTTTTTAAATCCAGCTGAAAAAACAGGGAAACAGAGGGACTCTCCCTGTACTACATGATGGAGTTTGGCTGTAGGTTAAGATATGGCGTTGAGGCTTCTGGGTTAATTGGGGTTAGCTTACGGTGAGGCAAGCTGAAAACATGGCTGACTTTAGACTATGtaaacaggaaatgaatgcGCGCCTTTCAAAGTCTCTTATTGATGAAGTCAGCTATATTCTGAGCACTGCAAATGACTCATAAGCCATAAATCCTGTTAACCTTAGTCTGTTTAAGAGCTGTGTGTTTGGCACCATTGTTACAAAGTGCAGATAATCTCATTATAACCCAGGTATTTCCCTTAAAATAGCGATGACGTTACACCAAGCTGTGGTATTTTCTAATCATTTGTCATCGAGAGATGCCGGTTTGTGTAACGGCGTCGATGTATTCAAATGGTAAAGGTGGAAATGTAAAGCAGGGTAACTCGGGGGATTATGCGTGAGGCAACCGGCAGTCGTTCACACAAACACCACCACACTCAACCAACAATACTGTCTCTTGTTTCTCGGTCTCGATACAAAATGGAGCAGTTGCATAATAAAATAATCAGCCTCATAATAAATCTCCAGGTAAATCTATTAAGTGATTATTTCATTCAGCTGCTTTCTCATGCTCTCCAGCTTTTGCAAAATGTTGCTTTGAGAATGTGGAAGTGCCTGCATGTCTAAAtgtacatttgttttgtttcattttcttcaacTTTGTCACATTGTAAACAAAGAGCCCATGAAGAAGACATTAAACCTGAGTGAAAGAACCAAAAACAGGATCCTGATGGCTGAGGGGATCcttctcttcctgtgtgtgctgGTGCCCTCTGCCACGATCCTGTTCAAGGTCAGAAAGTCACATTATTGCACAATGATTTCTTAATAGTTGTGATTATGTCAAAGTGGTGGTTAATTCCCCAAATATCTCAAAGCTCTGACTTAACATTCATGTCAACACTTTGTCATTACTGCATCCTGTAATCCTAAACATACTGGTACACTGATTTTGCCGTTTCTGATTTCCTTTCACAGTCAAAGCAACAAAATgaagtggagaagaagaaatcaaggaaggaggaggaaaatatATATCAGGTGAACATTGCAAGTAACATATCCTCATTGAAACACGTTACTCATgtgtgaaaaactcgtggaagcAACTTTGCTGAAAGACCAAAATGAATAGATTATCCAGTTCCATGAATCATTCCAACATGAatgtgtttcattcattttctctttcctggTTTTCCACCCTTCATTTTCTCACACACCAGGGGCTGAATCTGGATGAGTGCTATGCAACATATGATCAGATCGAGTGCACTCCGGCGCAGGGCCACTATCAGGATGCGCGCACTTGCAATGAAGACGTTGATCTGGAGAAACCATGAAGGAAACTGGAAAcataaaggggggaaaaaaagtaatgTTGCTGTAAATTTTTTACAGTGCTAACTGAATTTCAGATCCATTTGTAGATTAGCATTTTTTGTTGCATCTGTGAACATTTTGCATAATCAGATTTAGAACTGTTTAAGATTCCTACAGCTGTTGACGAAATAGTCTCAACACAAAATCCACTTGTTGTTGCCAGAATGCAATAAAAACTTAAGGCGTGTTACAAGTTTAAGAAACATTCCCCTCATTCCTGAAAGTATTCTTACATGTTTGGTTGGTGGATTCAGTTGTAttatttttgtgcattttcatacatttaaaagttgttttgtgtgttgtcCACTTTTCAGATGACCTTAAATTATAACAGTCATAACTAAAGATGTCTTTATTTCAAGAGTAGAtactttttttaagttttcagcATCTCTTCAGTTCATTTATTCCTCTGTATATTGAatattttgtctttcaatcGAATTTAAGGATGGATTGCTGatgtaaaaatgtatttgttgtcAGTCATTTCTGTGTGAGCTAAATAAATGcagctttgtgaaaaaaaagtccatcaAATAATTTTGTACATTGTTTACAGCGTAAAGTTTCCCACTCTTCAGTTCCTCTC includes:
- the cd79a gene encoding B-cell antigen receptor complex-associated protein alpha chain; amino-acid sequence: MLKVVLSVLCSLTVPAALQNVPLDADKPFERSAVSQEITLKCCYGSDEPVTWEKHVQGANRTVNVRFVENSDLVNISYVHTHSSRCGTLTLKSVQPNDTGLYRCLLNRTHIHTHGTYLQVYKPMKKTLNLSERTKNRILMAEGILLFLCVLVPSATILFKSKQQNEVEKKKSRKEEENIYQGLNLDECYATYDQIECTPAQGHYQDARTCNEDVDLEKP